The following proteins are co-located in the Carboxydothermus pertinax genome:
- a CDS encoding YdcF family protein, whose translation MKRKRLIVTFSVLILVFLIATWFLPLNYYLALPLTIKENPKPADAIVVLSGGLTKKGDLGESTKERLNLGINLWKNDYGRYLLLSGGSFTKEPKDASVMAKDALKKGVPAEALLLESSSENTYENVLLTTNIYYQNRWHRILVVTSAYHTRRVKTMYTDRGVKVIVIYPEKELIEARGFLRLRQTFVILEEYLKLLYYFIGKV comes from the coding sequence ATGAAAAGGAAAAGATTAATCGTAACCTTTTCTGTATTAATCCTGGTTTTTTTAATAGCGACCTGGTTTTTACCTTTAAATTATTATCTTGCCTTACCTTTAACTATCAAAGAAAACCCTAAGCCTGCCGATGCCATCGTGGTTTTAAGCGGGGGTCTTACAAAGAAGGGAGATTTAGGCGAGAGTACCAAGGAAAGGTTAAATTTAGGTATTAACCTCTGGAAAAACGATTACGGACGCTATCTTCTACTTTCAGGAGGCAGTTTTACCAAAGAGCCAAAAGACGCCAGCGTCATGGCCAAAGATGCGCTAAAAAAAGGTGTTCCCGCTGAAGCTCTTTTGTTAGAGAGCAGCAGCGAAAACACCTATGAAAACGTTCTTTTAACCACCAATATCTATTACCAGAACCGCTGGCATAGAATTTTGGTGGTAACTTCTGCTTATCATACCCGCAGAGTAAAAACAATGTATACCGACCGGGGAGTAAAAGTAATTGTAATTTATCCCGAAAAGGAATTAATAGAGGCCCGGGGCTTTTTAAGGCTTCGGCAAACTTTTGTCATCTTGGAAGAATACTTAAAATTACTCTACTACTTTATTGGTAAGGTTTAA
- a CDS encoding sigma 54-interacting transcriptional regulator, whose amino-acid sequence MRTVKLSLEFEDRVGMVLDVSQVISAKNINIVTFQVLPGKMFLELEKIDKKTLNQVIGDIKKIPKVLKVFPIEIMPYEQKEQQLRAVLDTVNEGILAIDGHGVITICNQACAEMFAIPADRIIGQEVEKLLAKDIPMLRTLKTGEIYNNQEIIINVEGRRLHYLTSGRPIKDRGGNIVGVVAVLKPMSEVRELVYALTKPSLNSFNDIIYTSDKMHFVVEMAKKVAKTNTTVLIRGESGTGKELFARALHLESPRRTKPFVPLNCAAVPESLLESELFGYVEGAFTGAKKGGKQGLLEFAHEGTLFLDEVAELPTHLQAKLLRVLQEGKVRRLGGQEEIPVDIRIIAATNRNLEEMIGEGKFREDLYFRLNVFPLQIPPLRERPEDIEILARHFIEIFAQRRGLPTFKLTENAINKLMAYRWPGNVRELQNVIERAITLAENGTIEAKDIILDHPQDTRLSAQTLEEAVNQVEKELIEKALKRFPSIRQAAKSLGVTHTTLRNKIKKLNLTNKVVE is encoded by the coding sequence ATGCGGACAGTAAAGCTTTCTTTGGAGTTTGAGGACCGGGTTGGTATGGTTTTAGATGTGTCCCAGGTAATTTCTGCAAAAAATATCAACATTGTTACTTTTCAGGTGCTTCCGGGGAAGATGTTTCTTGAACTAGAAAAAATTGACAAAAAAACCTTAAATCAAGTGATTGGTGATATCAAAAAAATACCCAAAGTTTTGAAAGTTTTTCCCATAGAAATAATGCCCTACGAACAAAAGGAACAGCAACTCAGGGCCGTACTGGACACGGTAAACGAAGGGATTTTAGCTATCGATGGCCATGGAGTAATTACCATCTGTAATCAAGCCTGTGCTGAGATGTTTGCTATACCAGCTGACAGGATAATTGGGCAGGAGGTAGAAAAGCTCTTAGCAAAAGATATTCCCATGCTTAGGACATTAAAAACAGGAGAAATCTATAACAATCAGGAAATCATAATTAATGTTGAAGGAAGACGGCTTCACTATCTTACTTCCGGAAGGCCTATTAAAGACCGCGGGGGAAACATTGTAGGGGTTGTGGCAGTCTTAAAACCGATGTCGGAAGTGCGAGAGCTGGTATACGCTTTGACAAAGCCCTCGTTAAATAGCTTTAATGATATTATCTATACTTCCGATAAAATGCACTTTGTAGTGGAGATGGCTAAAAAAGTTGCTAAAACTAATACAACGGTATTAATTCGGGGAGAGTCGGGGACAGGGAAAGAGCTTTTTGCCCGGGCCCTTCACTTAGAAAGCCCAAGGCGTACAAAACCTTTTGTACCGTTAAACTGTGCAGCGGTACCGGAAAGTTTATTAGAATCGGAGCTTTTTGGTTATGTGGAAGGAGCCTTTACCGGGGCCAAAAAGGGCGGGAAACAGGGGTTGTTGGAGTTTGCCCATGAGGGAACATTATTTTTAGATGAAGTTGCTGAACTTCCTACTCACCTGCAGGCAAAATTGTTACGGGTTTTACAGGAAGGGAAAGTACGCCGGCTGGGCGGTCAGGAAGAAATACCTGTAGATATAAGAATTATTGCTGCTACTAACCGAAATTTAGAAGAGATGATTGGAGAAGGAAAATTTCGGGAAGACCTGTATTTTCGCTTAAATGTTTTTCCGTTGCAAATTCCTCCCTTAAGGGAGCGTCCGGAGGATATTGAAATTTTAGCCCGCCATTTTATAGAAATTTTTGCCCAAAGACGGGGGTTACCTACTTTTAAACTAACGGAAAACGCTATAAATAAACTTATGGCTTATCGGTGGCCCGGAAATGTTCGGGAATTGCAAAACGTAATTGAACGGGCTATAACCTTGGCAGAGAACGGAACAATTGAAGCCAAAGATATAATTTTAGACCATCCCCAAGATACCCGGCTTAGTGCTCAGACTTTGGAAGAAGCAGTAAACCAGGTGGAAAAAGAATTAATTGAAAAAGCTTTAAAACGTTTTCCATCAATTCGACAAGCAGCAAAAAGCCTAGGAGTAACTCATACTACTTTGCGTAATAAAATTAAAAAATTAAACCTTACCAATAAAGTAGTAGAGTAA
- a CDS encoding ABC transporter permease, with protein MRSFGIESFILGRFGRVTTKTALVLVVSAILFTISLVLSNLNTYLESEKEKRGQRIAVTAETEHFNFTYQNITLVSGNYEIAYIPEQEATKFYNTFKEQITVFAPKKVRFFSVKGQKAAVIYLDFPEERKYRRYWEVLGKYPQKTGEILVGAEIAREYNLKIGSTVDFGDFKGKVVGILKPTGKDEDGFFFASIKENSAPKNYFLLQAILKPGDDTVKSKALKLFPKLNINFLTGPEEQRFSLLLRYQVFGIVLAVVLLVMGFLLVKSFLENDLLGRSREIGIFAALGFKTNNILKIILLEDFLTVFLGVLAALPLGFIITRAILQKLDIPFQVMLSGLNIAFFTAMIIAAGMNYNKLAKILKIPITDLLRGKAGE; from the coding sequence ATGAGAAGTTTTGGTATTGAAAGTTTTATTTTAGGTAGGTTTGGTCGGGTAACCACTAAAACTGCCCTCGTTTTAGTAGTTTCTGCCATCCTTTTCACCATTAGTTTGGTATTAAGTAATTTAAACACTTACTTAGAATCGGAAAAGGAAAAGCGCGGACAGCGAATTGCTGTTACTGCTGAAACCGAGCATTTTAATTTTACTTATCAAAATATTACTTTAGTTTCAGGAAATTATGAAATAGCTTATATTCCTGAACAAGAAGCCACTAAATTCTATAATACTTTTAAAGAACAAATTACCGTTTTTGCGCCTAAAAAAGTTAGGTTCTTTTCAGTAAAGGGGCAGAAAGCTGCTGTAATTTATCTTGATTTTCCTGAGGAAAGGAAATACCGCCGTTACTGGGAGGTTTTAGGTAAATATCCCCAAAAAACGGGCGAAATTTTGGTAGGGGCCGAAATTGCCCGGGAGTATAATCTTAAGATCGGTTCAACCGTAGATTTTGGCGATTTTAAAGGGAAGGTAGTGGGGATTTTAAAACCTACCGGAAAAGACGAAGATGGATTTTTCTTTGCAAGCATTAAAGAAAACTCTGCTCCTAAAAACTATTTTCTCCTTCAGGCAATTTTAAAACCCGGGGACGATACTGTTAAAAGTAAGGCGTTGAAACTTTTTCCTAAATTAAACATTAATTTTCTTACCGGACCGGAAGAACAGCGCTTTAGCTTACTTTTGAGATATCAAGTATTTGGTATTGTTTTGGCCGTTGTCCTGTTAGTAATGGGATTTCTTTTGGTAAAATCCTTTTTAGAAAATGACCTTTTGGGAAGGAGCAGAGAAATAGGGATTTTTGCTGCTCTAGGCTTTAAAACAAATAATATTTTAAAAATTATTTTATTGGAAGATTTTTTAACCGTTTTCCTGGGCGTTCTGGCAGCTCTACCGCTGGGATTTATTATCACCAGGGCAATCCTGCAAAAATTAGATATTCCTTTTCAGGTAATGTTAAGTGGACTAAATATAGCGTTTTTCACTGCAATGATAATTGCGGCGGGGATGAACTATAATAAATTAGCTAAAATTTTAAAGATACCAATAACTGACCTCTTAAGAGGCAAGGCCGGGGAATAA
- a CDS encoding Fe-S-containing protein produces the protein MSKKEEFLKQKNNTQKTLKIIIAVLGIAALGLILMLFLPGNKKKEGAYYASEINYSGQEIQMTDIQAVVNKEGKIEIPLEDVKKYGIVYVPYSPTKPLTAFFLSDGRLVVAVSICEPCQGYRFKIQDNALVCMTCGTRWSLLDDLKGIDGGCTAYPPAEIQYEVKDGKILVDKSIVDAWQPRV, from the coding sequence TTGAGTAAAAAAGAAGAATTTTTAAAACAAAAGAATAACACGCAAAAAACTCTTAAAATTATCATTGCAGTCCTGGGAATTGCAGCGTTAGGCTTAATTTTAATGTTATTTTTACCGGGAAATAAGAAAAAGGAAGGCGCTTATTATGCCAGCGAAATTAACTATTCCGGGCAGGAAATTCAAATGACAGATATTCAAGCAGTGGTAAACAAGGAGGGAAAAATTGAGATACCGTTAGAGGATGTAAAAAAATACGGAATTGTTTATGTGCCTTATAGTCCGACCAAACCGCTGACAGCCTTTTTCTTAAGCGACGGAAGATTGGTAGTAGCAGTAAGCATCTGTGAACCGTGTCAGGGCTATCGCTTTAAAATTCAGGACAATGCGCTGGTTTGCATGACCTGCGGTACTCGCTGGTCGCTTTTAGATGATTTAAAAGGAATCGATGGGGGCTGTACAGCTTACCCGCCCGCTGAAATACAATATGAAGTTAAAGATGGAAAAATCTTGGTGGATAAAAGTATTGTAGATGCCTGGCAGCCGAGGGTTTAA
- a CDS encoding ABC transporter ATP-binding protein, translating into MAFIEVEKINKKFQKGKNTTHVLKNVSFNVQKGEFWVVAGPSGSGKSTLLSILGSLNEPDEGKIMVDGLDLFSLSHDERALFRLNYLGFVFQNFHLLPYLTALENVLLPTLAYPKKLNKKDEALELLKILGLSGKENKYPRELSGGEQERVAIARALIMEPDILLADEPTGNLDSKTGEEVLNIFSELNRQGKTIVMVTHNLAHLQYATHALFLKDGEVLEIKTLKEVN; encoded by the coding sequence ATGGCGTTTATTGAAGTGGAAAAGATTAATAAAAAATTTCAAAAAGGGAAAAACACGACCCACGTTTTAAAAAATGTAAGTTTTAATGTTCAAAAGGGCGAATTTTGGGTGGTGGCTGGTCCTTCGGGGTCAGGAAAATCAACGCTTTTAAGCATCCTTGGGAGCTTAAACGAGCCGGATGAGGGCAAGATAATGGTGGATGGTTTAGACCTTTTTAGCTTAAGTCACGATGAACGGGCCCTTTTTCGCTTAAATTACCTTGGTTTTGTGTTTCAAAACTTTCACCTTTTACCTTATCTTACCGCCCTTGAGAATGTTTTATTACCCACTTTAGCTTATCCTAAGAAGTTAAATAAAAAAGATGAAGCATTAGAACTATTAAAAATATTAGGACTTTCGGGAAAAGAAAATAAGTACCCCAGAGAGCTTTCCGGAGGAGAGCAGGAACGGGTAGCTATTGCTAGGGCTTTAATAATGGAGCCAGATATCTTATTAGCCGATGAGCCCACCGGCAACTTAGATAGCAAAACCGGCGAAGAAGTCCTAAACATTTTTTCAGAATTAAACCGCCAAGGTAAAACTATTGTTATGGTTACCCATAACCTTGCCCATCTTCAATATGCAACCCATGCTTTATTCTTAAAAGATGGAGAGGTCTTAGAAATTAAAACTTTAAAGGAGGTTAATTAA